From Acidipropionibacterium acidipropionici, one genomic window encodes:
- a CDS encoding TOBE domain-containing protein — protein MPPHRISDVATLLGVSDDTVRRWIDQGHVQAAKDDAGRLRVDGAGLARFLTDQWRARPGLEDGSKVQSARNHIQGIVTAITSDVVMSQVELIAGNARIVSLISTEAVRDLGLEVGSIAVAQVKATNVSIELPRTR, from the coding sequence ATGCCACCACATCGCATCTCGGATGTGGCCACACTGCTCGGCGTCTCCGACGACACCGTCCGTCGCTGGATCGACCAGGGCCACGTCCAGGCCGCCAAGGACGACGCCGGTCGGCTGCGGGTCGACGGGGCGGGCCTGGCCCGATTCCTCACCGACCAGTGGCGCGCCCGCCCCGGCCTGGAGGACGGGTCGAAGGTCCAGTCGGCCCGCAACCACATCCAGGGCATCGTCACCGCCATCACCTCCGATGTCGTGATGAGCCAGGTCGAACTCATCGCCGGCAATGCCCGGATCGTCTCACTCATCTCCACCGAGGCGGTCCGCGATCTCGGCCTGGAGGTCGGCTCCATCGCCGTCGCCCAGGTCAAGGCCACCAACGTCTCCATCGAACTTCCCCGGACCCGCTGA
- a CDS encoding type II toxin-antitoxin system PemK/MazF family toxin, with protein sequence MRGDIYRLRSPRNARGHEQAGRRFAVVVQSDDLPLSTWLVAPTSTGRRPASFRPEVEIDGVSTRILIEQVTAIDPEVRLGEFVGRLTSEELAQVDRALLAILALD encoded by the coding sequence GTGCGTGGTGACATCTACCGGCTGAGATCTCCCCGCAATGCCCGCGGACATGAGCAGGCCGGACGCCGGTTCGCCGTCGTCGTCCAGTCCGACGACCTGCCCCTGTCGACCTGGCTCGTCGCTCCCACCTCGACCGGCCGCAGGCCCGCGTCCTTCCGTCCAGAGGTCGAGATCGACGGGGTGTCGACCCGCATCCTCATCGAGCAGGTCACCGCGATCGACCCCGAGGTCCGTCTCGGTGAGTTCGTCGGTCGGCTCACGTCTGAGGAGCTCGCCCAGGTGGACCGCGCACTCCTGGCCATCCTGGCACTGGACTGA
- the modA gene encoding molybdate ABC transporter substrate-binding protein yields MTHQIPTHPTHRSRTALAALLATALLSPLAACSSSQDSSGATASGSAKPTTLTVFAAASLTKSFDQIGKDFQKAHPGVTVRFSYEGSQTLVEQLSEGAPADVLATADTKNMNTATKASLVGTTTEFATNTLTLITPPGNPASITGLDASLNGKKLVICAPAVPCGNATKQLSGKLGVTLKPVSEEQKVTDVRGKVESGEADAGIVYRTDAAASGKKVTTVAIKDAGQVINHYPIAVTKSSKNAALAQQFVSQVTSEAGQKVLADAGFSPAS; encoded by the coding sequence ATGACCCACCAGATCCCCACGCACCCGACCCACAGGAGCAGGACGGCGCTGGCCGCCCTGCTGGCCACCGCCCTGCTCTCCCCGCTCGCCGCCTGCTCCAGTTCGCAGGACTCGTCGGGGGCCACGGCGTCCGGATCGGCGAAACCCACGACGCTGACCGTCTTCGCCGCGGCCTCCCTCACCAAGTCCTTCGACCAGATCGGCAAGGACTTCCAGAAGGCCCACCCCGGCGTCACCGTCCGGTTCTCCTACGAGGGCTCCCAGACGCTGGTCGAGCAGCTGTCTGAGGGGGCCCCGGCCGACGTGCTGGCCACCGCCGACACCAAGAACATGAACACCGCCACCAAGGCCTCCCTGGTGGGCACCACCACCGAGTTCGCCACGAACACTCTGACCCTCATCACCCCGCCCGGCAATCCCGCGAGTATCACCGGACTGGATGCCTCCCTGAACGGCAAGAAGCTGGTGATCTGCGCCCCCGCGGTGCCCTGCGGCAACGCCACCAAGCAGCTCAGCGGCAAGCTCGGCGTCACCCTCAAACCCGTGAGCGAGGAGCAGAAGGTCACCGACGTCCGCGGGAAGGTGGAGTCCGGCGAGGCCGACGCCGGCATCGTCTACCGCACCGACGCCGCGGCGAGCGGGAAGAAGGTGACCACCGTGGCCATCAAGGACGCCGGCCAGGTGATCAACCACTACCCGATCGCGGTGACGAAGAGTTCGAAGAACGCCGCACTCGCCCAGCAGTTCGTCTCCCAGGTCACCTCGGAGGCCGGCCAGAAGGTGCTGGCCGACGCCGGATTCTCCCCGGCCTCCTGA
- a CDS encoding molybdopterin-binding protein gives MSHEPYDMSDVVARIIVVDDRVVAGERPDKAGPATRTRLQEAGLSSVDLEIVGEDVGQIRVALAAALATAARFVLVLGGTGFGRRDHAPEVVREAVEVELPGIAEQIRAHGLESTALSSLSREVVGVTSRDEHGALLVASPGSRGGAADTLDVVLPLLPHILAQLDEA, from the coding sequence ATGAGCCATGAGCCCTACGACATGAGCGACGTCGTGGCCCGGATCATCGTCGTCGACGACCGGGTGGTGGCCGGCGAGCGCCCGGACAAGGCCGGCCCCGCGACCCGTACCCGGCTCCAGGAGGCTGGACTGTCGTCGGTGGATCTGGAGATCGTGGGGGAGGACGTCGGCCAGATCCGGGTGGCCCTGGCCGCCGCTCTGGCGACCGCTGCCAGATTCGTCCTGGTGCTGGGCGGTACTGGTTTCGGACGCCGGGACCATGCGCCCGAAGTGGTGCGCGAGGCGGTCGAGGTGGAGCTGCCGGGCATCGCCGAGCAGATCCGCGCCCACGGGCTGGAGAGCACTGCCCTGTCGAGCCTCTCGCGGGAGGTGGTCGGCGTCACCTCCCGCGATGAGCACGGCGCCCTGTTGGTGGCCTCGCCCGGCTCCAGGGGCGGGGCGGCCGACACCCTGGACGTCGTCCTCCCTCTGCTTCCCCACATCCTCGCCCAGCTCGACGAGGCCTGA
- the mobA gene encoding molybdenum cofactor guanylyltransferase yields MTDDRIDAVILAGGTAERLGGASKADLLLNGRRLLDLVLGSIRELRAERDGRDVVVAPASVETPTLRTMEDPPGSGPLAGIGAGLELLPHDAGLVLVCAVDSPGIGAWAPALLQAMEAGTDADGAIVLGGEPEPFRQYLQGIYRRRSLAAALEAAGSLDNRSVRGVLGRLRLIDVPVDAGACRDLDTPEDLARWRSYFA; encoded by the coding sequence ATGACAGATGACCGGATCGACGCCGTGATCCTGGCCGGTGGCACCGCCGAGAGACTCGGCGGTGCCTCGAAGGCCGACCTCCTGCTGAACGGGCGTCGACTGCTGGATCTGGTGCTCGGATCGATCCGCGAGCTGCGGGCGGAGCGGGACGGGCGCGACGTCGTCGTCGCACCGGCGTCGGTGGAAACGCCGACCCTGCGCACCATGGAGGATCCGCCCGGATCCGGCCCCCTGGCCGGCATCGGCGCCGGGCTGGAGCTGCTCCCGCATGACGCGGGCCTGGTGCTGGTGTGCGCGGTGGACTCCCCGGGGATCGGAGCCTGGGCGCCGGCGCTGCTGCAGGCGATGGAGGCGGGGACCGACGCGGACGGCGCCATCGTGCTGGGCGGTGAACCCGAACCCTTCCGGCAGTACCTGCAGGGGATCTACCGGCGTCGCTCCCTGGCGGCGGCGCTGGAGGCGGCCGGGAGCCTGGATAACCGCTCGGTGCGCGGGGTGCTGGGCCGCCTCAGGCTGATCGACGTCCCCGTCGACGCCGGGGCCTGCCGCGATCTGGACACCCCCGAGGACCTCGCCCGGTGGCGCAGCTATTTCGCCTGA